The following nucleotide sequence is from Microbacterium imperiale.
CTCGTGCCCCAGTCGTAGAGCTCTGCGATGGACATGCCGCCGACGGCGGCCGCGTGGAGGAGTCGTCCGAGGACGACGCCGGACGCTTGTGCCCATTCGCCGTTCGTCGTCGAGGAGCCGAGCGCGGTGCCGGTGATGATCGCGCTGCCGCGCTGCATCGCGACCAGCGGGTCTTCGCATCCGGCGATCGGCGAGATGCGGAGCGGATGCCGGACGCCGGACAGTCCCTGCGGGTCGAACACATGGACGTCGCCGCGGGCCTGCCGCATCCGCATGGTCGCCGTGAGGTTGTCGTTCGTCGTCGAGGTCGTGATGAGAGGACCCGACCAGTCGAGGATCGCCGAGATCAGGATCCGGTAGCCCTTGCCCGAGCGGGGCGGGCCTTCGAGCGCGACGGAGTCTTCGATGGAGACGTACACGTCGCGTCCGCGTGCCGTGCCGACTCTCCACCCGACGTCTGTCGCCTGCGGGCGAGCGAGATCAGGGCGCAGCTGCGCCGCTCGACGCAGCACGGCCTTAGCGGAGAGATGGTCGCGGATCTCACTCGAGGTCGCGAATCCCGGCCTGGTGCGCAGGTCGGCAAGGAAGGCGCGGTCGGACTCCCGGTAGCGACGCACGGCGACCAGAATCCAGACGGCCGCGGCGACGATCAGGACGACGGCTGCGGCATCCACGATGCGGATCGCCGCGACCGGCATCGCGCATTGCGCTGGTGCCGCGTACGCAGAGGCATCGCCGGTGATCGCGAGGCCGAGCCCGGCGAACAGGTGCTCGGGAATCGGTCGCGCGCCGCAGGCGATCTGAGTGACGAGCTCGGCGAGGAAGCCGAACGCGAACGACAGGATCACCGCAGCCGCGATGAGGATCGCGATCGCCTTGCCGAGCATCCCCTGGTTCATGATCGGTACCTACAGCGCTTCGGCAACGGCTGCGGCGGTTGCGAGCCAGGCGTCGCGCGTACGTCTCCGCAACGCGTCGAATCGGAGCGGTCCGGCCTTGAGGGCGGGATCGAACGGAATCATCTGCACAGCGCGCACGTGATCCCGGAATCCGTCCGCGATGCGGAACGCGGCAGCGGCTGAGGGCTCCGACTGGGTCACGACGACGACCGCCCGGTCGGCGAGGAGGCTGGATCGCTCGTCGCGTCCGCGGAGTGCGTCGAGCAGTAAGGCGGCGGACTCTGCGGACTCGGGTGTCGCGAGCGTCGGAATGACGAGCTGGTACGAGTTGTCGACCATGCGCAGCCAGCGCTCGGCCGATTCGTCGTTCCCCGAATCGAAGAGGACGAGGCGGTAGAACCGTGCCGCGACCTGCATCAGCAGGTCGAACTCGGCCGATGCGATGCGCTGATCGGTCGCGAGCAGCTCCGGGTTCGAGCGAAGCACGTCGTAGCGGTCCGAGGCTTGGTGGTGCACGAAGCGAGTGATGTCGGAGATCCCGGCGCCGAGTGCGAGCAGGCGGGATGCCTCGGGCAGCAGGTCGCGCAACGTTGTGTCGTAGAGGCCTTGCTCGGTGCGCCACCCGAGCGTTCCACGGGTGTCGTTGTTGTCCCACGCGAGCACATTGCCGCCGCCCTCGCGGGCGTAGACCGCCGAGAGCATCGCGGTGGTCATGGTCTTGCCGACGCCGCCTTTGCCGTTTGCGATCGCAATCGTGCGGCATCCGGCCCACTGCCTCGACACGACGGACGTCCACTCTGTGCGCTGACGCTCGGCCGCCGAGGGCTTGATTGTGATCCCCAACCGCTGCGCGAATCGTCGCCAACCACCCGCGCCTGTGGTGAGACCGGATGCCGGTGCGAGGAAGGAGGGGCGAGCGGGCGGCTCCGCAGCCGCCGTGTCGGGGGTGTCCGGCGCGGTCGGCTGCGGAGCTTCTTCGCTCACCTCCTCTCCATACGTCGTTGTCGGGGTGGTCGCGGTGGCGACCGGTTCCGCGGGCTCGAGGGGTGTGAGGTGCCCGTCCGGCGCGACGAGTAGGCGGTGGTCGCCTCGATCGCCCGAGGTGATCAGTTCGACGGTCGCTCCCGTGCGCTTGGCTTCGTCAGTCGCGCGTCTGACGATCGCGTGCCGCACGTCTTCGTCGGGGGCTGCGGGGATCGACTCCGCATGACCGTCCAGCGTGACGAAAGTCACGTGTGCGCCGCTCACCGTCGCGTACGCGCGGGGGTAGGTGATGATCGTGCTCATGCTCACTGCTCCTCGGTGTTCTCGCGAGGTCCGGCAGTGAGCCAGCCCTCGATCCCGGTGTCGATCTCACGTGTTTCCGGCCACAGCGTGTCGAGCGTCGCCGCGTCGATCGCGCGGACGTCGGTCTCTTCGCGGTCCGCCGGGGCCAACGCATCGTCGGTTGCGAACAACTCGTACTCCCACTCGGTCGACGTCGCGAAGCAGTCGACGAGGTAGGAGTATTGACCGACGTACGCGAGGAATTCGCCCTTGCGCAGATGCCGAGCCATCTCGACGTGCGGCGCCGGCAGGTTGAGTCGCGCGCGAAGCGCCGCTTGCTCCTGGCTGTTCACACGGAAGATGAACTTGTTCTCGATGTCGCCGACGATCGAGTACGCGAGTGACCGCTCGAGCGATCCTTCGTCGCCGACGGCGTCGAGGTCGCCCATCTTGTGCAGGATGACGATGTTGCTGATGCCGTAGTGGCGCGAAAGCTTCAGCCACTGCTGGAACATCTGCAGCGACGAGAGCGACGTCATGTCGCGCCAGCCCTCCTCGCGGACGACGTAGCGCGTGCGATGCGCGGCGCGGTCGGAGATCACGGCCTGGATCCACGCCGTCGAGCACACCTGCGTGAGCTGCGCGGCAAGATCGCCGCGCGCGAAGAGCTCGGACGTGTCGGTGACGACGATCGGCGCTTCCTGGTCGAACTCCACGGTGGACTCGTCTTCGAAGAGGCCTGACAGGTC
It contains:
- a CDS encoding ParA family protein gives rise to the protein MSTIITYPRAYATVSGAHVTFVTLDGHAESIPAAPDEDVRHAIVRRATDEAKRTGATVELITSGDRGDHRLLVAPDGHLTPLEPAEPVATATTPTTTYGEEVSEEAPQPTAPDTPDTAAAEPPARPSFLAPASGLTTGAGGWRRFAQRLGITIKPSAAERQRTEWTSVVSRQWAGCRTIAIANGKGGVGKTMTTAMLSAVYAREGGGNVLAWDNNDTRGTLGWRTEQGLYDTTLRDLLPEASRLLALGAGISDITRFVHHQASDRYDVLRSNPELLATDQRIASAEFDLLMQVAARFYRLVLFDSGNDESAERWLRMVDNSYQLVIPTLATPESAESAALLLDALRGRDERSSLLADRAVVVVTQSEPSAAAAFRIADGFRDHVRAVQMIPFDPALKAGPLRFDALRRRTRDAWLATAAAVAEAL